In Nostoc sp. UHCC 0926, a single genomic region encodes these proteins:
- a CDS encoding NUDIX hydrolase yields METKWLEWAQKLQAIAQNGLTYSEGPFDIERYKQLRAIATEIMATYSNVEHSYVLDLFSREVGYATPKVDVRAAIFRDDTILLVKERADGCWTLPGGWADVGESPSEVVVKEVYEESGYQSRAIKLLAVYDRDKQGHPPFPFYVYKLFFKCELIGGSPSSSIETEEVGFFPEDALPELSLGRVTPAQITRLFQHYRQPDLPTDFD; encoded by the coding sequence GTGGAAACCAAATGGCTGGAATGGGCACAAAAGTTACAAGCGATCGCTCAAAATGGTTTAACCTATTCTGAAGGGCCTTTTGATATCGAACGCTACAAACAATTACGAGCGATCGCCACAGAAATTATGGCGACTTACTCAAATGTAGAACACAGCTATGTCCTCGATTTATTTAGCCGTGAAGTCGGATATGCAACTCCCAAAGTTGATGTGCGGGCAGCAATTTTTCGTGATGATACTATATTGTTAGTTAAGGAAAGAGCCGACGGCTGTTGGACTTTACCTGGTGGATGGGCTGATGTCGGCGAGTCTCCCAGTGAGGTAGTTGTGAAAGAAGTATATGAAGAATCTGGATATCAATCACGCGCTATCAAGCTACTAGCAGTCTATGACAGAGACAAACAGGGACATCCACCATTCCCATTTTATGTCTATAAGCTATTTTTTAAGTGTGAACTTATTGGTGGTTCTCCATCATCAAGTATTGAAACTGAAGAAGTAGGTTTTTTCCCTGAAGATGCGTTACCAGAACTTTCTCTTGGACGTGTGACACCAGCGCAAATCACGCGACTTTTTCAACATTACCGCCAACCAGATTTACCAACAGACTTTGATTAG
- a CDS encoding response regulator, producing MKQDLKNKELLKILVIDDHESVLTGTVNVLQKHYPDAEFIIAVNAKNALHKITTSQPDMVVMDLSIPDNSGMTARPDIGVQLLRTLTKNYPNLNIVVQSANVRTLVRIRLDIDSHKGGFTVADKSLSTQEMLTRIDWALQGLTHTKDIKGIHSVLEVKPEWLRVLTLAFEEGLQDKTIAERICISERMVRHYWSKLQDALNVYPEEGKNIRIQTEMRAREEGLID from the coding sequence ATGAAACAAGATTTAAAAAATAAAGAATTACTAAAAATTTTAGTAATTGATGACCACGAATCAGTTTTAACTGGAACTGTTAATGTGTTGCAAAAGCATTACCCTGACGCTGAATTCATCATTGCGGTAAATGCTAAGAACGCTCTTCATAAAATTACTACCTCACAGCCAGATATGGTTGTAATGGATCTTTCTATTCCAGATAACTCTGGAATGACAGCCCGACCTGATATAGGAGTTCAACTTCTAAGAACTCTCACGAAAAACTATCCCAACTTAAATATTGTTGTCCAAAGTGCTAATGTGAGAACCCTGGTAAGAATTAGACTTGATATTGATAGTCATAAAGGAGGCTTTACAGTCGCGGATAAAAGCCTATCGACTCAGGAAATGTTGACTAGGATTGATTGGGCATTACAGGGTTTAACTCATACAAAAGATATTAAAGGAATACATTCTGTATTAGAAGTTAAACCAGAGTGGCTCAGGGTGCTGACTTTAGCATTTGAGGAAGGATTGCAAGATAAAACAATTGCTGAACGTATCTGTATATCTGAACGGATGGTGCGTCATTACTGGAGTAAGCTACAAGACGCTTTAAATGTTTATCCTGAAGAGGGAAAAAATATCAGAATTCAAACTGAAATGCGAGCTAGAGAAGAAGGATTAATTGATTAA
- a CDS encoding HlyD family efflux transporter periplasmic adaptor subunit — protein MLYTDSKKLLPSVQSEEFLPPVSRWTSLAGIFLVGSLSAGISLSSWVKYNVTVKAAAVVRPTGEIRLVQPKIEGTVKDIFVKENQLIKQGDTIARLDDEQLQIKQSQLKDNIQQIRLQILQIDAQIKILDTQIVAEAKVAERTVASAQADLARNQREYQERQITTSSELLAAQASLQKSQAELQKAEADLSFAEVDRDRYEQLAQVGAIGKREFEQKKLVVVQTQAILESEKKAVDIAKAKVQVALGAVNPTTATVAIAQDRIAQEFAKGEVSIAILKKEKQALIQRRVEMQNQLGQSHKELLQVISQLQDTILRASSNGIILKLNLRNPGQVLRASEAIAEIAPNNAPLVIKAVIPTQEIKNVAVGQKVQLRIDACPYPDYGTLKGVVTAVSPDTITSKSNNAENPISGSPTPGNSYFEATIQPEVMIFGNGDRQCHIQSGMEAKADIISKEETALQFMLRKARLITDL, from the coding sequence ATGCTCTACACAGATAGTAAAAAACTTCTGCCGTCGGTGCAAAGTGAAGAGTTTCTTCCTCCTGTGAGTCGTTGGACATCTTTAGCAGGAATTTTCCTGGTTGGAAGTCTTAGTGCTGGAATTAGTCTCAGCTCATGGGTGAAGTATAATGTGACAGTGAAAGCAGCAGCAGTAGTGCGTCCTACAGGAGAAATTCGGTTAGTGCAACCGAAAATTGAAGGGACTGTTAAAGATATTTTTGTGAAAGAAAATCAACTAATCAAACAGGGAGATACGATCGCTCGCTTAGATGACGAACAACTGCAAATCAAACAGAGTCAATTAAAAGACAACATTCAACAAATCAGGTTACAAATACTTCAAATTGATGCCCAAATTAAGATTTTAGATACTCAAATTGTCGCTGAAGCAAAAGTAGCAGAGCGAACTGTGGCCTCTGCTCAAGCAGATTTAGCACGTAATCAACGGGAATATCAAGAGCGACAAATTACTACCAGCAGCGAATTACTAGCAGCACAAGCAAGTTTGCAAAAATCCCAAGCAGAATTGCAAAAAGCCGAAGCTGATTTAAGCTTTGCTGAGGTGGATCGCGATCGCTATGAGCAGTTGGCGCAGGTTGGCGCAATTGGTAAGCGCGAATTTGAGCAGAAAAAGCTAGTTGTTGTCCAGACTCAAGCCATACTTGAATCTGAAAAAAAAGCTGTTGATATTGCTAAAGCTAAAGTGCAAGTAGCTTTAGGTGCTGTTAATCCTACCACTGCCACAGTTGCGATCGCTCAAGATCGCATTGCCCAAGAATTTGCTAAAGGTGAAGTCAGCATCGCTATTTTAAAAAAGGAAAAACAAGCTTTAATTCAGCGGCGAGTGGAAATGCAAAACCAACTCGGACAATCTCATAAAGAACTTTTACAAGTCATTAGTCAATTACAAGATACTATTCTACGAGCAAGTAGTAATGGTATCATTCTCAAGCTCAATTTACGCAACCCCGGTCAAGTGCTACGTGCTAGCGAAGCTATTGCTGAAATTGCTCCTAATAATGCTCCTCTAGTTATTAAAGCCGTTATCCCTACTCAGGAAATTAAAAATGTCGCAGTTGGTCAAAAAGTCCAATTGCGAATTGATGCTTGTCCTTATCCTGATTATGGCACTCTCAAAGGTGTGGTCACGGCTGTTTCTCCCGATACAATTACGTCTAAAAGTAACAATGCAGAAAACCCTATATCAGGTTCTCCAACCCCTGGAAATAGCTACTTTGAAGCAACTATTCAACCAGAAGTAATGATATTTGGCAATGGCGATCGCCAGTGTCATATCCAATCTGGGATGGAAGCCAAAGCTGACATTATTTCAAAAGAAGAAACAGCACTGCAATTTATGTTGAGAAAGGCTAGGTTAATTACTGATTTATAA